The following coding sequences lie in one Arachis hypogaea cultivar Tifrunner chromosome 9, arahy.Tifrunner.gnm2.J5K5, whole genome shotgun sequence genomic window:
- the LOC112711490 gene encoding NAC domain-containing protein 78 encodes MSRILGPGFRFHPTDDELVQYYLRRKVIGKLNHHDHIGVINIYDYEPWQLPELSKLNTRDLEWYFFTVLDKKYEKGEKTKRATVNGYWKTTGKDREIKYGDRQVGMKKTLVYHEGRAPTGKRSNWVMHEYRMVDEQLAEVGYQLDAFVLCRIFEKSGMGPKNGEKYGAPFREEDWVEDGDLLEPIADEPVVELSVDQSDAFLETDDLEKKLGTHVVDGSADLPPNPPNYFYGECSHYPQHQEEFVEVPKPLEGTEGRNFDVTGPYAEDTCLENHEMNHNGNSSEFIYGDVNSDEFMDSIVDPLIGAELFLETDDLLNPIEGNSSGADPYTVEGNHPRADPYATEGNPPGPDPYTAEGNYPGTDPYAVDMLDEYLALPDDDILRYISFDDSPPSMEGEHPILEQIPPLIQQNVEEEAKDVSEEKQQKVEGEAANIFKTNKHDLEANSSRGGAASDDANPIAKRFKKWLEDIPAAPAFAAELPSKKDALRLHSAPQSSNTTHVTAGMVSITNITARGNHMNPMVEKIGGGFNHPIISAVVLIPVSGLLCGKTLFVLTYGWAFLVTFSFLFATVTCKIGTFMYSGK; translated from the exons ATGAGTCGAATACTCGGTCCCGGTTTCCGCTTCCACCCTACGGACGACGAACTAGTTCAATACTATCTCCGCCGGAAGGTCATCGGAAAACTCAACCACCACGACCACATCGGCGTCATCAATATCTACGACTATGAGCCATGGCAACTCCCCG AATTGTCGAAGCTGAATACTAGGGATTTGGAATGGTATTTCTTCACGGTTCTGGACAAGAAGTACGAGAAGGGGGAGAAGACAAAACGCGCCACCGTCAACGGTTACTGGAAGACCACCGGCAAGGATCGTGAAATCAAGTATGGCGATCGCCAAGTAGGCATGAAGAAGACCCTCGTTTACCATGAAGGAAGGGCCCCGACTGGCAAAAGATCAAATTGGGTTATGCACGAGTACCGGATGGTCGATGAGCAATTGGCGGAAGTCGGATATCAGctg GACGCTTTTGTGCTGTGTAGAATTTTTGAGAAGAGCGGGATGGGCCCTAAGAATGGAGAGAAGTATGGTGCTCCCTTTAGAGAGGAGGACTGGGTGGAGGATGGCGACCTGCTTGAACCGATTGCTGATGAACCTGTGGTTGAGCTGTCTGTTGACCAGAGTGATGCTTTCCTTGAAACTGATGACCTTGAGAAG AAACTTGGTACGCATGTGGTCGATGGAAGTGCTGATTTACCACCAAACCCTCCCAACTACTTTTATGGGGAGTGTAGTCACTATCCTCAGCATCAAGAAGAATTTGTTGAAGTTCCGAAACCTTTGGAAGGCACTGAAGGCCGGAATTTCGATGTAACTGGGCCATATGCTGAGGATACCTGTTTAGAAAATCATGAAATGAACCATAATGGGAATTCTTCAGAATTCATTTATGGTGACGTTAATTCAGATGAATTCATGGATTCCATTGTTGATCCTCTGATTGGTGCTGAATTATTCCTGGAAACAGATGATCTTCTGAACCCAATCGAGGGAAATTCCTCTGGGGCAGATCCTTATACAGTTGAGGGAAATCACCCTAGGGCCGATCCCTACGCAACTGAGGGAAATCCCCCTGGGCCAGATCCCTACACAGCTGAGGGAAATTATCCTGGGACAGATCCTTATGCTGTGGATATGTTAGATGAGTATCTTGCACTTCCAGATGATGATATTCTGAGATATATATCTTTTGATGATTCTCCTCCATCAATGGAGGGTGAACACCCTATTCTAGAGCAGATACCACCTCTTATCCAGCAG AATGTGGAGGAAGAGGCCAAGGATGTTTCAGAGGAGAAACAACAAAAGGTGGAGGGAGAAGCTGCAAATATTTTCAAGACAAACAAACATGACCTTGAAGCAAATTCTAGCCGTGGAGGAGCTGCTTCAG ATGATGCAAATCCAATTGCAAAACGCTTCAAGAAATGGTTGGAAGACATCCCAGCTGCTCCCGCATTTGCTGCAGAGCTTCCATCCAAGAAGGATGCACTCCGGCTTCattctgcacctcagtcttcaaatACTACTCATGTAACTGCAGGAATGGTCAGCATTACAAACATTACTGCAAGAGGCAATCACATGAATCCGATGGTGGAAAAGATTGGAGGAGGGTTCAACCATCCCATTATCTCTGCTGTTGTTTTGATACCTGTTTCTGGCTTACTTTGTGGCAAGACTCTGTTTGTGCTGACATATGGATGGGCTTTTCTGGTGACGTTTTCATTTCTGTTTGCCACCGTGACTTGCAAAATTGGAACCTTCATGTATTCTGGAAAATGA
- the LOC112709432 gene encoding uncharacterized protein — protein MIILSWNCRGAASRDFCRTLKEIIRQNNPDIVILMETRCSGRKALSVVNSISMPYHHMEEANGFSGGIWILWRDPGMNVSFLKSRRQYVHMEIRPNNDRSWFLTAVYASPQEQNRRSLWKELNEIGLNQKGEWLLVGDFNEIADPNEKKGGARTDINACRRFASWIQNTGLIDIGFVGAKFTWRGPQWNGLERVFKRLDRALSNADWRVRFDEAKLEVLTRRHSDHHPILITLNPFQNQRMDRPFRYEAMWSLHPDFGNCIAQNWKDQMDLKQSLEDLTVALKGWNKETFGNINKRKKEIMRRLGGIQRATDYGKNLFLERLEKHLNKKLEEILDREEMMWLQKSRENWLIEGDRNTRYFHTRTTIRRRKNKILKLRNQNGTGRKIRRN, from the coding sequence ATGATTATATTATCTTGGAACTGTAGAGGGGCGGCTAGTAGAGATTTCTGCCGTACCCTTAAGGAGATTATTAGGCAAAATAATCCTGATATAGTTATTCttatggagactagatgtagtgGTAGGAAAGCTCTAAGTGTAGTAAATAGTATCAGTATGCCTTATCACCATATGGAGGAGGCAAACGGTTTTAGCGGAGGCATATGGATTTTGTGGAGAGACCCAGGGATGAATGTATCCTTTTTAAAGTCTAGAAGGCAATATGTACATATGGAGATCAGACCTAATAATGATAGAAGCTGGTTTCTTACTGCTGTATATGCAAGTCCCCAAGAGCAAAATAGGAGAAGCTTATGGAAGGAGCTAAATGAAATAGGCCTGAACCAGAAGGGGGAGTGGCTTCTGGTGGGTGACTTCAATGAAATAGCTGACCCTAATGAGAAGAAAGGAGGAGCTAGGACTGACATAAATGCTTGTAGAAGATTTGCTAGTTGGATCCAGAATACTGGGCTGATAGATATAGGCTTTGTTGGTGCTAAATTCACATGGAGAGGCCCTCAATGGAATGGTTTGGAAAGGGTCTTTAAGAGACTAGATAGGGCGCTATCTAATGCAGATTGGAGGGTAAGGTTCGATGAGGCTAAGCTTGAAGTTCTAACCAGAAGGCATTCAGATCACCACCCAATTCTTATCACGTTAAATCCTTTCCAGAACCAGCGCATGGATCGACCATTTAGATATGAAGCTATGTGGAGCCTTCATCCTGATTTTGGTAATTGTATTGCTCAGAATTGGAAGGATCAGATGGACTTAAAACAATCTCTTGAAGATCTAACCGTTGCTTTGAAAGGGTGGAATAAGGAAACTTTTGGAAACATTAATAAGAGGAAGAAGGAGATTATGAGAAGACTGGGCGGAATACAACGAGCAACAGACTATGGAAAAAACTTGTTTCTAGAAAGACTTGAAAAACACCTGAATAAGAAATTAGAAGAGATTTTAGATAGGGAAGAGATGATGTGGCTTCAGAAATCTAGAGAAAACTGGCTCATCGAAGGTGACAGAAATACAAGATATTTTCACACAAGAACTACTATAAGACgaaggaaaaataaaatcctTAAATTAAGGAATCAGAATGGGACTGGGAGGAAGATCAGGAGGAATTGA